Proteins found in one Gordonia sp. PDNC005 genomic segment:
- a CDS encoding MarR family transcriptional regulator, which translates to MSDAEQVETILDGRERELWQQFVTGGWVLYRSLFRQIDSSSALPSADWRVLEVLGGYGKMRISDLAEATQIPVSTVSRQVGRFIDKGYVDRVDNGDIDGRQKWVCITDEGKAVVQPILDERDRAVRRLVIESLTADEFEAFCRTFGKIGERIVAEDL; encoded by the coding sequence TTGTCCGATGCAGAACAGGTCGAGACGATTCTCGACGGCCGCGAGCGGGAGTTGTGGCAGCAGTTCGTGACCGGTGGGTGGGTGCTGTACCGGTCGCTGTTCCGGCAGATCGACTCGTCCTCCGCGCTGCCCAGTGCCGACTGGCGTGTGCTCGAAGTCCTCGGAGGCTACGGCAAGATGCGGATCAGTGATCTCGCTGAAGCAACTCAGATACCGGTCAGCACGGTCTCCCGTCAGGTGGGGCGTTTCATCGACAAGGGCTACGTAGACCGGGTCGACAACGGTGACATCGACGGTCGCCAGAAATGGGTCTGCATCACCGACGAGGGCAAGGCAGTCGTCCAACCGATCCTCGATGAGCGAGACCGCGCCGTCCGCAGGCTCGTCATCGAATCGCTCACGGCCGACGAGTTCGAGGCCTTCTGCCGCACCTTCGGCAAGATCGGCGAACGCATCGTCGCCGAAGACCTCTGA
- the ligD gene encoding non-homologous end-joining DNA ligase → MPGSKLEVDGRHITVTNLEKVMYPESGTRKFDVIQYVIEIADSMLPHVASRPITRKRWPHGTGSGPFFEKALPPGTPDWLARFTIEHSESKTVYPVARSAADLVWLAQMAALELHVPQWRIDLSGVGSAGDESRRTDRLVIDLDPGPDVSLHRCAEVAIAIRDVLADAGLPSYPVTSGGKGIHVYARFPKPVKCESARAVAKQIATSLAAAHPAEVTATMAKAARQSKVFLDWSQNTAAKTTLAPYSLRGRERPWVAAPRTWDELADPTIAQLDYRDVLERHRESGDLLADLDPPVVPLASAPVDLGEYRKSKSSRLRSAPSKPSGPTVVTGGSRGPRPMLAADELIDGLTDDAWAFEGKWDGYRILARHTDGDVRLSSRSGIDMTADFPELRELGSVLRGFDVLLDGEMVAIDATGRTDFTLLASRHHRDDEFTLRYMVFDVLELNGTDLTSAPWEQRRAVLDELTPMITAASIADVPPLLPGPGAGAAEHAREQGWEGVVAKRRTSTYQYGRRSADWRKHKNWNDIEVVVGGFRPGRGSRSGSIGSLLIGLPTETGLRYIGRVGTGFTDADLDALHEELKPLIIGRSPFIGSLDKPVASSATWVLPKLVTDVRFMDWTSTGHLRHPSWRGIRRDKLPGDL, encoded by the coding sequence ATGCCCGGTTCCAAGCTGGAGGTCGACGGCCGCCACATCACCGTCACCAACCTCGAGAAGGTGATGTACCCGGAATCCGGGACCCGCAAGTTCGACGTGATCCAATACGTCATCGAGATCGCCGACTCGATGCTCCCGCACGTCGCGTCACGCCCGATCACCCGCAAACGATGGCCGCACGGAACCGGGTCGGGCCCGTTCTTCGAGAAGGCCCTTCCGCCAGGGACGCCGGACTGGTTGGCGCGCTTCACCATCGAACACTCCGAGAGCAAGACCGTTTATCCGGTCGCACGATCGGCCGCCGACCTGGTGTGGCTGGCGCAGATGGCCGCGCTCGAACTTCATGTCCCCCAATGGCGAATCGACCTCTCCGGCGTCGGATCTGCCGGGGACGAATCCCGTCGTACGGACCGCCTCGTCATCGACCTCGATCCCGGGCCCGATGTGAGTCTCCATCGATGCGCCGAGGTCGCGATCGCGATTCGCGATGTGCTCGCCGATGCGGGCCTGCCCTCGTACCCCGTCACCAGCGGAGGCAAGGGGATCCACGTGTACGCACGGTTCCCCAAGCCGGTGAAATGCGAATCGGCGCGTGCCGTCGCCAAACAGATAGCCACGTCGCTCGCGGCCGCGCACCCTGCCGAGGTCACCGCGACGATGGCGAAAGCCGCACGGCAGTCGAAGGTGTTCCTCGACTGGAGTCAGAACACGGCCGCGAAGACGACTCTTGCGCCGTACTCACTGCGCGGCCGGGAGCGCCCGTGGGTCGCGGCGCCACGAACGTGGGACGAACTCGCCGATCCGACGATCGCCCAACTCGACTACCGAGACGTGTTGGAACGCCATCGGGAGTCCGGCGATCTTCTCGCCGACCTGGACCCGCCCGTTGTCCCGCTCGCGAGCGCACCGGTTGATCTCGGTGAGTACCGCAAATCGAAGTCGTCGAGACTGCGCTCGGCACCGTCGAAGCCGTCGGGTCCGACGGTCGTCACCGGCGGCTCTCGCGGCCCCCGCCCGATGCTCGCCGCCGACGAGCTGATCGACGGGCTGACCGACGACGCGTGGGCATTCGAAGGCAAGTGGGACGGCTACCGCATCCTGGCGCGGCACACCGACGGCGACGTAAGGCTCTCGTCGCGGTCAGGCATCGACATGACAGCCGACTTCCCCGAACTGCGTGAGCTCGGCTCAGTACTCCGCGGGTTCGACGTCTTGCTCGACGGCGAGATGGTCGCCATCGATGCGACCGGCCGCACTGACTTCACACTGCTGGCGTCGCGCCACCATCGCGACGACGAGTTCACCCTCCGGTACATGGTGTTCGACGTGCTGGAACTGAACGGAACCGACCTGACGTCGGCTCCCTGGGAGCAGCGCCGCGCGGTTCTCGACGAGTTGACGCCGATGATCACCGCGGCATCGATCGCGGACGTCCCTCCCCTGCTGCCCGGTCCCGGCGCCGGCGCCGCCGAGCACGCACGCGAACAGGGATGGGAGGGTGTGGTCGCGAAGCGCCGGACCTCGACGTACCAATATGGTCGACGCAGCGCGGACTGGCGCAAACACAAGAACTGGAACGACATCGAAGTGGTGGTCGGCGGGTTCCGCCCCGGCCGCGGGAGCCGGTCCGGGTCGATCGGGTCACTCCTGATCGGTCTGCCGACCGAAACCGGTCTCCGCTACATCGGACGCGTCGGCACAGGATTCACCGACGCCGATCTCGACGCGCTCCACGAGGAACTGAAACCGTTGATCATCGGGCGCAGCCCGTTCATCGGGAGCCTCGACAAACCTGTCGCGTCGAGCGCCACCTGGGTACTCCCGAAGTTGGTGACCGACGTCCGGTTCATGGATTGGACGTCCACCGGGCATCTGCGCCATCCCAGTTGGCGTGGCATCCGGCGAGACAAACTGCCGGGGGATCTGTGA
- a CDS encoding acyl-CoA dehydrogenase produces the protein MTVDADLIALMNDVFRTEGDPWPRLVELGLARLTAPEAVGGSGAGWPEAAALITVAATAGVPTPYVEHDLLAGWLLRRAHLPSSDAFRTACIVNDDGQATGVGWAAGAERIVVLRAVDHGWAVADLPRSEVDVTSGWNRAGEPRDRVHVRAGSSAWNRVPDDTGELFRLRGALARAVQTVGAMETILQLSLDHVSTRTQFGRPLARFQAVQHTVADMAAETALARSATEAALTEAVRNDWAGSTAFRIAVARSCVGHAASVVVRGGHQVHGAMGTTAEHRLHRYSRPALAWRNEFGSVTSWDRAVAAAAVAAGSSGLWGLITS, from the coding sequence ATGACCGTCGATGCAGACCTGATCGCCCTGATGAACGACGTGTTCCGGACAGAGGGCGACCCCTGGCCGCGGCTCGTCGAACTCGGGCTCGCACGTCTCACCGCACCCGAAGCTGTCGGCGGCAGCGGCGCAGGATGGCCTGAGGCCGCCGCACTGATCACCGTCGCAGCAACCGCAGGCGTCCCCACCCCGTACGTCGAACACGATCTGCTCGCAGGCTGGCTGCTGCGCCGCGCGCACCTCCCGTCGAGTGACGCTTTCCGGACCGCCTGCATCGTCAACGACGACGGGCAGGCGACCGGAGTCGGATGGGCGGCCGGCGCCGAACGAATCGTGGTGCTGCGAGCCGTCGACCACGGATGGGCGGTGGCGGACCTCCCACGATCCGAAGTCGATGTGACATCGGGTTGGAACAGGGCCGGTGAGCCGCGGGATCGAGTGCACGTTCGTGCGGGCTCATCGGCGTGGAATCGTGTTCCGGACGACACCGGCGAGCTGTTTCGCCTGCGCGGCGCCCTCGCACGAGCCGTGCAGACGGTCGGCGCAATGGAGACGATCCTTCAGCTGTCTCTCGACCATGTGTCCACACGCACCCAGTTCGGGCGGCCCCTCGCCCGCTTCCAAGCAGTGCAGCACACCGTCGCCGACATGGCCGCCGAGACGGCGCTAGCCCGGTCGGCGACGGAGGCGGCGCTCACCGAAGCGGTACGGAACGACTGGGCGGGTTCCACCGCTTTCCGAATCGCAGTCGCTCGGTCGTGTGTCGGCCACGCGGCATCCGTCGTCGTGCGCGGCGGGCACCAGGTTCACGGGGCGATGGGCACCACAGCGGAGCATCGTCTCCACCGGTACAGCAGACCTGCATTGGCCTGGCGCAACGAGTTCGGTTCTGTCACGTCGTGGGACCGCGCAGTCGCCGCCGCCGCGGTCGCGGCAGGCTCGTCCGGCCTGTGGGGCCTCATCACTTCATGA
- a CDS encoding acyl-CoA dehydrogenase family protein: protein MTDRTLAELRADVREFVDDELADGRFTPSVDCWLTGWDEAFTRRLADRGWIGMTVPPEYGGHGRSHVERFAVTEELLAAGAPVGAHWIADRQIAPSLLKFGTEAQRRRLLPGIVAGEVFFGIGMSEPDAGSDLAAVRTRGTRVDGGWRVNGVKVWTSGAHAAHYFICLARTSPLDTSDRHAGLSQFIVDLRGPGVTVSPIVSMNGSHHFNEVHLDDVFVPDEMVFGDIGNGWLQVTSELAFERSGPERFLSTFPLLAELADDPELACSSPDFGANIALLTGLHTMSESVAHTLAAGGDADIAAAVVKVLGTTLEGDIADDVDVLLGDDVHRPELARLVSTATDQRPGFTLRGGTNEVLRGVIARGLGMR from the coding sequence ATGACTGACCGAACACTCGCCGAACTGCGCGCCGACGTACGAGAGTTCGTCGACGACGAGCTCGCCGACGGGCGGTTCACGCCGTCCGTGGACTGCTGGTTGACCGGCTGGGACGAGGCGTTCACGCGACGTCTCGCGGACCGCGGGTGGATCGGCATGACTGTTCCGCCCGAGTACGGAGGCCACGGGCGCAGCCACGTCGAGCGATTCGCCGTGACCGAGGAGCTCCTCGCCGCAGGAGCTCCTGTCGGCGCACACTGGATCGCCGACCGTCAGATCGCGCCCTCGCTCCTCAAGTTCGGCACCGAGGCGCAGCGTCGGCGACTGCTGCCCGGAATCGTCGCGGGCGAGGTGTTCTTCGGGATCGGCATGAGCGAGCCCGACGCAGGCAGCGATCTCGCCGCCGTCCGCACGCGGGGGACACGAGTGGACGGCGGATGGCGGGTCAACGGCGTCAAGGTCTGGACATCCGGCGCTCACGCAGCGCACTACTTCATCTGCCTCGCCCGCACCTCACCGCTCGACACCTCCGACCGTCACGCGGGGTTGTCTCAGTTCATCGTCGACCTGCGCGGTCCCGGTGTCACCGTGTCGCCGATCGTCTCGATGAACGGTTCTCACCACTTCAACGAGGTACACCTCGACGACGTCTTCGTCCCCGACGAGATGGTGTTCGGCGACATCGGGAACGGTTGGCTGCAGGTGACGAGCGAGTTGGCGTTCGAGCGCAGCGGACCCGAGCGCTTCCTGTCCACGTTCCCGCTGCTGGCGGAGCTCGCCGATGACCCGGAGCTGGCGTGCTCCTCGCCGGACTTCGGCGCGAACATCGCTCTCCTGACCGGATTGCACACGATGTCGGAGTCGGTGGCTCATACACTCGCCGCAGGCGGCGATGCCGACATCGCCGCCGCCGTCGTGAAGGTTCTCGGGACAACGCTCGAAGGTGACATCGCCGATGACGTCGACGTCCTTCTCGGCGACGACGTCCATCGGCCGGAGTTGGCTCGACTCGTATCGACCGCGACAGATCAGCGGCCCGGTTTCACGCTCCGCGGTGGAACCAACGAAGTGCTGCGCGGTGTCATCGCGCGCGGGCTGGGGATGCGTTGA
- a CDS encoding DUF4334 domain-containing protein has product MSELTAIQAVADFHRRAESQQVSDPADLDAIWAALPTVTIDEVIGDWRGGELPSGHRLDGSLAQVGWHGKWLRSRYDVAPMVCRGADGELYSNLEIGKGAASLWNVEFRGELTATMVYDGQPVFDHFKRVDENTLMGIMNGSTSLVRDEHFYFFLVRD; this is encoded by the coding sequence ATGAGTGAACTTACGGCGATCCAGGCCGTCGCGGACTTCCATCGCAGGGCTGAGTCTCAGCAGGTGAGTGATCCCGCCGATCTCGATGCCATCTGGGCCGCGCTGCCGACCGTGACGATCGACGAGGTGATCGGCGATTGGCGCGGAGGAGAACTGCCGTCGGGGCACCGGCTGGACGGCAGCCTCGCGCAGGTGGGGTGGCACGGCAAGTGGCTGCGGAGCCGGTACGACGTCGCACCGATGGTCTGCCGCGGCGCAGACGGAGAGCTCTACTCGAACCTGGAGATAGGAAAGGGCGCCGCCAGCCTGTGGAACGTCGAGTTCCGCGGTGAGCTGACGGCGACCATGGTCTACGACGGGCAACCCGTCTTCGATCACTTCAAGCGTGTCGACGAGAACACGCTGATGGGAATCATGAACGGCAGCACGTCACTCGTGCGTGACGAGCACTTCTACTTCTTCCTCGTCCGCGACTGA